Genomic segment of Oncorhynchus nerka isolate Pitt River linkage group LG10, Oner_Uvic_2.0, whole genome shotgun sequence:
TTAAATTATCAAGATTAGGAAAAGTTTCAAGGCACACCAGTAGGGAACCACTGGAGTAAAGTATCACTGTAAAATATGGCTCATATACAGAAATAAAAGTATTTTAATTATTTTAATTATTTCTGTCTGGTTACAGTGAAGACTACATTAGCACTGTGACCTTCTATTGATGATGTACCTACATATAGGCTTTTAATGaagatacattttttttcttgAATTGCCACACCTTATTGACTGTGAGGCAAACCATTCAACAATTCACCTCCTtattctccctctactgtaacatCTTGTTTGGGATTTTTATCTTTAAACCCCCATGGGGAATTGTTCCAGAATATGTCTGTCAATGTCTTCTATCTTTGATAATCTACTATCATGGAAATCAGTTTACATTACATTTATTTCTCCAcattctgcctctccctctctgtatctctctctctctccctgtctctctcactctctgtctctctctctccctgtctctctcgctctctgtctctctcttcctgtctatcggtctctctctctccccccgtgtctctctctctctcctcccgtgtctctcttactctctctctctctctcgctctctgtctctgtctctctcaatctctgtctctctctccctaggccTACGTGCAATATTTAGACAAACCGAGGCTTCTTCCTTAGCTTGGAGACTTCATACCCAGTGTCATGCCTGTGAACCTATCCACTCTGACTGTTTGCCTGCTAGGCACAGGTAATGGTTTGACACCTAGACATGTGATGTGTTCAGTACAAAATTAGCATTTCTTATTGTACCATTTAGTCAATTTTCTtacatttggtgcctaatgaataccaCCCTGATTAGTTGTAAAAATCTATACAAatctatataaataaatatgtatTTACATACATATCAAAACAAATGAGCATTgagtaatgaatttatttgaaaaaaCTACAATTTTATATGTTTTTGAAGGTGCTTGTGTGAACAATGGTGACTGTTAACTCTTTCCTCTTCTTTTATTGTCAGCCATTCTCTGTGCAGAGATTTATCCTGCATCTTCAAACAATACATCTACCCCAACAGCACCATCTGTAAGCCCAGAGGATACTCCTGTCAATGTGTCCACCCTCGCACCTTCCACCACTGGTACTAACACCTCTGCTCCAGGGACTGACCTCACATCTAACCCCACAGAGGCCAAGAGCACCATGGTCTCCACATCCGACCAGGCAAATGAAGAAGCCACAGAGACAATATTGTCAACTGGCGAGATAGCCGGCATTGCTGTCGGCAGCATTGCTGGAGTGGCGGCTATTGGTGAGTGtaatacgcacacacattctccGGCACCGCAATTACCCTGGGCCTTATCTATTCATTAACAGAACAGAGGAAGGGCAAACCCAATATTGAACCATGAAAGTGATACCACACTGGTATCATCATGGTTTCATGCTGTTCCTGTGTAACCAAATGAATGTAAATGCTTCTATTATGTCAGCCCCAACTACCAAATCAGAGGACAAAGGAAGTAAACAGACTATACTGAGAGCAGGGTCTGGTTTATTAAGGCTAACTCTAGTAGTTGTGGTCACAACAGGATTCAAACAGAATGCAAGATGACCTACAAACAAAACAGACAAACATGCATATGTCAATGAGAATGCCTGCTCCAGGCTACTCCTGCAACAGCAATTTGTTTGTCagcgcaattttttttttttatgatttGAAAACCAAAATGAACGTTTCTTAATGGAGAAGTCCATGTAATCATTTTTCTGTCTGTTGTCTTCCATTTGGTTCTTCATTAACATGGCCTGGATGTAGGCATATCAGGGTTATAACAGCCTCCCTTCTAAGCCTGAGCCTAAGTAAATATTTAACACCTCTATGTGAAGTGAACCCTCAGTTTCATGTAATGTGTACAGTAGTGTGGAAATTTAACATTTGTGATAGCCTTCCTTAATGACATTGACTTACAACTTTCTTCCCAAAAAATAAAACCAAACTTTCTAATATAAGCATATattatctatctttctctctttccctctccctccccctctcccctcttccctctaggTGGAGGGATCTTTGCTGGTCTGAAGTTTAGTGGTAAGCTGGCAGGTTAGTGTtgctagactggactggactgtgctGGGTAAAGATAAGCTGAGTGGGTTGGTAAGGGGAGATTCGATTGGCCTGAGACCAGTCCAAGACTCTACATAATGCACAACCACTGTGGGAAAAAACAGAGCCCTCTCACCTTCCTCTATCTGAAACCACTGCCAACCAACACACAGACCTTAATTTACAACTATACAGGAATGCAGATTGCATTACTATGAGCCACAATCTGGAATTTTATACTGTGGTCAGTCGAGATAATATAGTACTTCtactgctatatatatatatatatatatatatatatatatatatatatatatatgtatatatatatagggaaagCATATGCATACTGTATATCACATGTTATGCATGGCCACAATGGCCACAATGTAGCATTCAGCTGTTGATGCATATGCTTTCCCTATCTAGtgagagcatacagtatatgggGAAAAAGGAGAACAGTGTCTGAAAAAGACAAATGATAATACGAAATAACATgatagctacagtatatatttaataTATGGTAGCAAATATATTTTAATATTATGGTTCACCGCACATCTTGTGGTGACAGCTTAACCGTACTTTGAACCTTCTGCTAAGTgtctttttaaacattttaagaTGATCAATGATTTTTGTTGATTGATTTAATGATTTAATTTTCATGTCATTAAACATTTTAAGATGAGAATGAATGATCACATGGGATTTTGAATGTTATTTCCTCAAAAATTATTATGCACACACTTTATTTCACAACAAAATACCATGATAATTATGGTATTATGGTCACAATGTAAACACCTCATTTTGTAATAAAGACCAAGAGTAGTTGTGTGACTTTGTTGTGTTTTATTTGTGGCAGCCATCTTGTGAAGGTGCCAGTTGAGGGatgtgtcccctctcccctcccagctCTGATGGTGtgctctctgtctgcatgctttcATTATGTCTCAGCACTTAGTTTGATTAACCCATTGACTGGCAAGACAGTTGTCTTACCTGACCAGCACTGAATGGGTTCAATGATTGAAATGTCATAGCGTGCATTCCAAATTATAcctgattccctatatagtgcactacgtttgtaccatatggcaccatattccctatacagtgcactactttgggccaGGGGCCCTGGTAAAGAAAAGGGGAACTTtataggaaataggatgccattttagATGCAACCAAAGTGAAATCTAACAAACACTGCAGGCCTGATAGACTACAGACAGGAATGACTCCCCACTGACCTGTTTTCACACAGACAAGCCAGCATATAGAATACATTATTACATGTCTCTGCAAAGGGACTACAGGGCCTTTATGCACCCAGATGAAAAGAAAGCAGACAATGCCATTGTTCCTGTCAAATAAACCTACTGAAGTTAAGCATGTAAAGTGTTATGAATATGATTAAGCCCTTGATCATAATTTTGTGATGAacttacactaccagtcaaaagtattagaacaactactcattcaagtgtttttcttaatgtatactcttttctacattgtagaattatagtgaagaaaacaaaaccatgaaataacacatatggaatcacatagtaaccaaaaaagtgttaaacaaatcaaaatatattttatatttgagattcttcaaagagccatcctttgccttgatgacagctttgcaaactcttggcattttctcaaccagcttcttgaggtggtcgtcaattaacaggtgtgccttcttaaaagttcatttgtggaatttctttccttcttcatcCATTTgaggtccatattatggcaagaacagctcaaataagcaaagagaaacaacagtccatcattactttgagaCATGTAGGTTAGTCAATAAGGAAAAtgtcaagtttcttcaagtgcagtcgcaaaaaccatcaagatgatgaaactggctctcatgaggacagccacggGAATGGAAGGccaagacttacctctgctgcagaggataagttcattagagtcaccagcctctgaaattgcagtccaaataaatgcttcacagagttcaagtaacagacacatctcaccacaactgttcagatgagactgtgtgaatcaagccttcatggtcaaattgctgcaaagaaaccactgctaaaagACACCATTAAGAataagagactttcttgggccaagaaacacaagcaatggacattagaacggtggaaatctgtcctttggtctggagtccaaattggagatttttggttccaaccgctgtgtctttgtgagaagcggtgtgggtgaacggaatGGTGATTCTGACGAAATCTTGGTTTCAAAGATTTCAAACATGAAATCTTTAAAAAGACTTGCATCAACAAATTTCCATTTAAGGCATTAATAACAGGGTCTGAAGTGTTTGTGAACATTAATTTAAAAACATTTACTGACAATTTAACACCATTTTGAACACATTTTCCAAAACAACTCCTTAAAAATCTCATTACCGCAACGATCTGAAAACGTAAAGACCATTAGGAAAGCTAATAcattttcacatttttaaaaatggatTATTAACAGTCATGCACTCTTACTTGAAACTctgaaataatatatatttttaaatgaacATGATTTGATTTTGACTGATTTCTCTCATTACCGCAACACCTTCCGCAGTATACAACCTAATATTTTTGATATTTCTTTGAAACCTGACATATTTTCATAATGATGTGGCAATCCTGAAAGAACATATTGTATAGATTCTGCACATGCATTTTAAAGCAAACTAGTATTTTTCAATTAAttaaatgaacattaaatgaacacCTGTAGCGGTAATGATACATAGGTTTCGGAAATTAGGTTGATGATTTCGGTAATGATAATAAGTATACTAAGACTGAGGTATGGTTAAAAACATTATACAATTTGATGTAGAAAATAAATGAGATAATACTGGCACAATCATAGATTCAAGTTCAATCAATTTCATCATTAGTGCTTCAAAAGTACATAACatagagtggggcaaaaaagtatttagtcagccaccaattgtgcaagttctcccacttaaaaatatgagagaggcctgtaattttcatcataggtgcacttcaactatgagacaaaatgagaaaaaaaatcagaaaatcacattgtaggatttttaatgaatttatttgcaaattatggtggaaaataagtatttggtcaataacaaacttttatctcaatactttgttatataccctttgttggcaatgatagaggtcaaacgttttctgtaagtcttcacaaggttttcacacactgttgctggtattttggcccattcctccatgcagatctcctctagagcagtgatgttttggggctgttgctgggcaatacggactttcaactccctccaaagattttctatggggttgagatctggagactggctaggccactccaggaccttgaaatgcttcttacgaagccactccttcgttgcccgggcggtgtgtttgggatcattgtcatgctgaaagacccagccacgtttcatcttcaatgcccttgctgatggaaggaggttttcactcaaaatctcacgatatatggccccattccaggttgtaaggcaacaaaataggaaaactgCCATGGggggaatactttcgcaagccactgaaGGCTGAAAACAGAGAACACATAAAAACAACACATACAAAAACATTAGAACAGCACGTCATTGTCACTACACACACTGGTCTGTACAGTGTCTCTTGGGGATGATGTTTCTATGACCCCAAGCTGGTGCAGGTTCTCTATCTTCATGCCAAAGTTTACATGCGTTTTGCAAGcacatgtttctctgtctgtgacTCTTCGCTGGCCAATCCATAATGGCTTAAGTTTAAATAATTGAGGCTTGGAAAGATTGTGCCTTATCAGACAGAAATCTTCTATGAAGATAGTGTCCATTAAGGCTCTCTTACGGAATATCTGGCCCTTTTTCTGAATTTCTCAGGATTCCCCATTTATTTCACTGGAGACTTCATCTTGATGAAGGAAGCGGCTACCAAGTTTGCGCATTAGTCTTCTCTGGCTGTTATTGGGTAATGTTCTCTGATGACCTCTCTCTTTGTAGTTTTCTTCTGGACCTCTCTGCCTTCCATGTTGACAATTCCCTGCTTCCTCTTGGCCATCATCTCAAGTATTTTCAGTCTTTTCTTTAGGACGATCATCTCTTTGTTCCTCTCCTGCAGCTTCTCTTCTTTTTAACGCAACTTTGACCTCAATTTTGATAGTGTTTTCTTTTTTCTGTTCCTCTTTTTGTGTGATTCCTTTGGGGTAGATGTCTTAATTGGTCCTGGTGTCTGTAGAGATGTCTCTCTTCTTTTCTGAGTTGAGTTGATGGCAGGGACATTTACCTGCTGAGGTGAGAATGGCTGTTCTCTTGGGGAGGCTGTGTCTTCTTGAAGATTTTGAATAACTTCTTCATTTGCTCCTTGAACATGTTGAAGTGTATCATCTTCCTGTCCTGATGGTGTTATGTCCAATGCTGCTTTTAGCTGCTTCTTTCTTCTGTAATAACTTTTTGAGTTTTCCTGACACAGTTTTTTCTGCTTTTCATGTTGCTTCTTTGTCAGATCTTGAGTTTTCTTGATTTTACAATTTTGAGTTCGTTTTTGATATCTGGAACTGGGAAGGAAGCATGACATGAAATGAGCATGTCTCAAAACATGGAGAAAATCTTTCTGTTATGGACACGTAATCCTATAGTAGAGACTGAATGGCTTacagactgtgtgtctgtgtgtacacatcCTATAGTAGGGACTGAAAAGGTTACACACTGTGTGTGGACATCCTATAGTACAAACTAAATGGCttactgattgtgtgtgtgtgcgtgtgtgtgtgtgcatgtgtgatttCCTATAGACACTGTGTGACTTCCTATAGACACTGTGTGACTTCCTATAGACACTGTGTGACTTCCTATAGACACTGTGTGACTTCCTATAGACACTGTGTGACTTCCTATAGACACTGTGTGACTTCCTATAGACACTGTGTGACTTCCTATAGACACTGTGTGACTTCCTATAGACCCTGACAAAATTCAGAAAAAAAGTTCACACCAACCCAGAACTGCTGGAAGATtacagaaggaaggagagagagaggttaggggtTGGAGAGATTACAGCAAGGTTAATTAACATAGGCTtcctatagactatatatatgcTAATTGATCTTGCTGTAATCTCTCCAacccctaacctctctctctccttccttctgtaATCTTCCAGCAGTTCTGGGTTGGTGAACTTTTTTTCTGAATTTTGTCAGCCTAGCCTTTGCTAAAGCTTTATTTTTGTCCCTTGCTGACTGTCTGCAATTAAACAGGACATAAAGCACAATATGAACAGTTAGTAAATTACATTTAAATGAATAGttaattatatatatttaaaaatatagtCTGTATGATTCAATTCTCATTACCGAAACAGAAGTTCTCTACCGCAACTGGCCTTAAGTTGCAGCAGTAAGTGAGAATGGTGATGCAGAGGATGAGGAACCTTAGCATGTTTTGCTAACaatagagaagacatgatgactAAGCACATTTTTCCTCAATGTACATAATTAGACATTAATGAAGGATATTTTCATAGAAAATGTCAAatctaaaaaaaatct
This window contains:
- the LOC115136080 gene encoding uncharacterized protein LOC115136080 → MPVNLSTLTVCLLGTAILCAEIYPASSNNTSTPTAPSVSPEDTPVNVSTLAPSTTGTNTSAPGTDLTSNPTEAKSTMVSTSDQANEEATETILSTGEIAGIAVGSIAGVAAIGGGIFAGLKFSGKLAG